From the Trifolium pratense cultivar HEN17-A07 linkage group LG4, ARS_RC_1.1, whole genome shotgun sequence genome, the window GATTGAGTCTGAACCTGCGTGATCCATCTCGACCTTCTGCGTTCTGTCTTGGCTCTCTCCGCTTTCGCCGACTCACTTCAATCCAATCCCTGCTATCTACCGATGAACCCCCCCGTTTGTGCCTTACTTCTGGTGAAGGCGGTGACCGGAATCGCCGCCCCAAGCTTGCCCTAGAGGCGGCGGGTCTGTTTCTAtctcttcctctctctctctctctctctcatctgTAATTCggttattttatttcttaaaataaattaatcactAATACTAAAACAGAGTTGGCTAAGAGTGAATGGGactaaaaacaaactttaagaTAGACCTTTGTACTTGATAAATTAATCCTTTTGCTAGCATGTGAGGTTTTATTTTCCTTAAAGAAATTAACCACCGATACTAAAAACAGATTAATCTCAAAAGTCATTGCATCATAATCATTTGCCTAAATCCTAGGCTTGCATTGTACAATTAAGTATTTATTGAAAGGAAAATATTAATATGTGCATTGCAGTATAAAAAAGCATATAATTCCACGTAATTTTGTATCTCAAACATTAAATAGAGATCGAACAATTAATACTacatattaataaaatcaattGTTTAAATGTTTATCCTTGCTAGTACTGTACATGTGCAAGAAtcccaaaatattttttacccaataaaaatcacaattttattttattaattcacTGTTATTAAGATCTTTGATCCGAAAAAACACTTCAAAGTATTTTCATATACTTAAACATTTTAATCCAGCTATAAGAttaatagaaacaaaaaaaacattttatgcaGGAATCACAATATTTTGATGCCAATTGATGATTTACACCACATTTTGAAACCCTGCTTGGAGAAGAAAAGAAAGTTGGAAAAGACAGCATGTAGATTTGGCCTATATGAACTCAACCaataagataataataatatggtaaaaatataatataatagtaGCCCCCAACTGTCGCTTAGTTTGGTCACATGTAATGACTTTTGATATGTGGCAACAAGAGAATAGCAGCCCCACTTTTTTTcactaattaaattaaaaattcaaccaaaattcacaaaAAGTAAAAACTAGTAACTAATTTAATGAAAGATAAGAGGATGCAAGAGAATGAAATCATTAATGCTTGGCTTTAtcaagaatatattttttttcaccacagATATCCGGCTCACTGCGACCACTTAATCTAGTTCATAGATCAGTTATCATATCAAGTGGTTTCATTTCCCTCTCAATCGTAGTTGCGGGGAGTCAAAAAGTAATCCTCTCtattaaattcaatttcaaccaactaactattggtAGAATATATTGtactattaatattattacataaacaatttatttatttgttattattattaggctaaattgcagttttggccaccacgtttcataattgtgcgattttggcccccatgTTTTacatgtgcgattttggccccccacgtttcataattgtgcgattttggccccccacatttcacatgtgcgattttggccccccacacgtttgcccccttttgcatttcttggtccacgttgactattttgaccaaaaattactgacatgaaatatttttgacacgtgtcttaattgtattggccaaccaaaatttattattattatttttttaaaaaaaaattaagaaaggtCACGTGACTTTTTTTGGGGGgggttaattattatttttttgacaaaataggtGCAAAAAATGGAACCAAGATCTCATCTTCTTCTCCATCAGTAAAATAATCTCTTTGATCAATTTCTTCAGGTTATATCACAGCTTTCCAAACAAAATTCGAAAAAGCCTTATGGCTGCTCGCGAATTGCCTCATATCACTCATCGGCGGTGCATTCTTCCGTTCACGACAAACCCAAAATTACCATCCGATTTCCTTTCCATAAATTTGGGTTTGGTTAAAAATATTCCATGTCagtaattttttgttaaaatagtcaacggggacaaaaaaatgcaaaagggggcaaacgtggggggccaaaatcgcacatgtgAAACGTGAGGGCCAAAAttgcacaattatgaaacgtggggggccaaaatcgcacatgtgAAACGTGGGCGgtcaaaatcgcacaattatgaaacgtgggggccaaaactgcaatttagccttattattattactcataaaaaaaataatgttctCTAGCTCCTTATATAAACACATAACCGTCACTTGTTTATTTAGCAACACTACACAAACAATCTCCCAATTTCTCCCTCTTTCATATTTCCCTATAAACTACTAAAAATGAGTGGTTTTAGCTTAAAGGGTTTCACATACATGCTTCTCATTgcaattattattttgtctTCAAATTTTGAAGAGTGCATTGCAAGAAGAGGGAAACATTGGAGGCATAATAGAGAAGAGATGGcttctttgttgaagaagaaaggAAAGAGTCATGGTAATGGACATAACCACAATGGTGGAGGAGGAACAAAATCCAAGGTTTCTCCACCACAAAAAAGTACTCCTTCACCCTCACctctaccaccaccaccacaagaTGATGGCCCTTTAACTCCACCACCACAAACTAAAATTGGTGGGTCATCTACCACTTTCAATGTGCTAGATTTTGGAGCTAAAGGAGATGGGAAAAGTGATGATACAAaggtaaataaaaatttgaatatcTCATTATACTCGACCGATcgtataagttatttttcaatattttaaaaactgaATCAGGCATCAAACGGAAGAGTCATTAGGCTGTGGTTCAACTGCTTCAAACCATTCAACGTGATATGCAAATGCAATTGAAATGCTCAAATAACCAAATTGTAGATATAGTAGATAGTGTCGGTTCATAGTTTAAAAAGTTGATTTTATCAAGTtgaattttaaaacattgtcaTTTGTTTCACAAGTTAACTCAAAAATCTAAGATTTTTAAGGAAATTACTAATAAAAGGAAAGTGACACAATTATAATTGTGTTGCCAATTCATTAATCTTCAAAATTAAACTTTCATAGATCCCTGGTTGGTGCGTATGGAGAAGCATTTGTTGGAAGatgtcaaccccttaaatggatctcagttatcTCGAGGGGATTAGTTTATGCAGCCGCACGCGGAGATACctttggtttaccaaaaaaaaaaaattaaactttcattacaaaattataatattgaCACAATGATTAATATGGTTTATGAATttcttaaatatttgattttggtACCGTCCGTGTGTTTGGAATATTTTGTTTAGCAAGTAATCATTTGGGTTTAGCTACCTAAGTTTATGGTAAAATAATAGTACTATGTGCCAAAAACATTAATAGTACTATGCAATTAGGAACATAAATAATTCCTCtaattttatttgcttctcttttttatgtttggaATGTAGCTCTCATGTTGGTAATATATGCCGTTAAATAAAGTTCATAATGACATTCATTGAAAGGTAAGTAGTGAGAGAAATACAATAACTGAAAACACTATTAGAATAAACCAAAGACAAAGAGATGGGACCTAGTACTTGTATGATTCTTGTTAAGACAGTTAGGTCACGATTCCAATAGTAATTTAATTCCTATAGGCTATAGCAGACTCATATGTGCACTATGTTTGTCTCATATCAACAATAAGATTTCTAAATATATATCTCTTTTCCATAATATTTGTTATTTAGgaatattaataaaatgttatctaatttatgaataaaaatttcttttgcCCGTGAACctcattcttttctttttttgataatccGTGAACCTCATTCTATCATAGAAATTAGTATACTTAATAATTTTCTTAACAAGTGTGCATAATTGTAAACAATACTCAAACTGTTGAAGTACAAATTTACTTAACTCTCGACTGAATTTTAGATCAATCAGACTCATTTTCTTTAAGGGGTTGGAGAGTTAAAATgaaattacatttattttatgatttactATTGATAATTTATGATTACATCTAATTGTCAAAATATATTTCTCTTACacctataataattatttatattattgacaaaaaaaaaaaataccttatTTACATTACATTCACATTGGTACAGTATTTTTCTTATCTTTATAAGTTTTTGGTTGAAATGAAATGCAGGCATTTGAAGCCACATGGGCAGAAGCATGTAAAGTAGAGGCATCAACAATGCTCATTCCAGCAGATTATATCTTCTACGTGGGGCCCATTGTATTCTCAGGCCCATACTGTAAACCCAGAATCGTTTTCCAGGTATCATTTTCTACCACTTAATACATGTattgtaaatatttattttgtttcccCAATAGAGTTTAGATAAGATGTCGCGGGTCTTCTAACTTAATCAAATTCCTAGATTCAATTTCTGGCATGAGCATGTAGCAGCGTAGAAGATACCTAATTTacgcaacaacaaaaaattaatttttttcttactttccCTTGTCTAATTACATCcacttattatattatacacGTGACTGTCCCTTTAGGTATTAAATTATGTAGTAATGGACAATATAGTTGTAGGCTAataaggttaaaaaaaatattccaggTTGATGGGACCATAATTGCACCAACAAACTCAAATGCTTGGGGCAGAGGACTATTACAATGGTTGGACTTTACAAAACTGGTTGGATTTACCATTCAAGGAAATGGCATTATTGATGGAAGAGGATCAGTATGGTGGCAAGACACTCAATATAATGATCCTTTAGATGATCAAGAAAAACTCTTATTCCCTTCAAACAACACGGTTGGAAGTCCGCCAATACAGGTAATAGTCTCTTCATTTCTGACATGCACTTTCGCAGATTTGTCTCCTTTAAAGTGAGTAACTCGTTTTAGATAATGAGTAATATCAACCATCATCGATAGTTGATATTACatgcaaatatataataaaccGTCAAACATAGATATAGATATAACAGTGTTACCAACGCATACACCAGTAGTAATAATTGGTATTAGACATTGACATGTGTCAGACACTGGACATGCCTTCGATTTGAATTGTCAATGCTACATAGTAGATTACGAGCATGTTTAAATACTAGCTTTTGATTTTCTCATTAACGGTTGAGGTTATTCACTTTACTCTCCATTGATTGTACTAGATTGAAAGTTCATATGGAGGAAAAATGCCAGCCATCAAACCAACTGTGAGTAACATTTTAAACCTTTTTCAACAGCAATTTGATTTATGTTTAGGAGAATTTAAGAacataatgaaaataatttttgtttgtgtAACAGGCAATAAGATTCTATGGGAGTATTAATCCAACCGTGACAGGCATAACAATTCAAAATAGTCCACAATGTCATCTCAAGTTTGACAACTGTAATGGAGTCATGGTTCATGATGTTACCATATCATCCCCTGGTGATAGTCCTAACACTGATGGCATTCACTTACAGAACTCCAGAGATGTATTGATATACAAAAGCACTTTAGCTTGCGGTAataattcattattttgataaattattaCTCATTTCCATTTACTGGAACAAACTTTTATATTGCTGTAAAATGAAGGACTTAGATGAATACAAACCTTTAAAATGTAGTTACACTGCAAATCTTTATATTACGGTAAAACACAGTTTATGCAGCTGAAATTGCGGTTGCGATGCCGTTGCAGAATGCAATTTAGAACTATGAGGATGACCTTAATAGTCCGAGTTGGCTAActgttgtttttaattttttaactgTTATGCAGGAGATGACTGTATTTCAATACAAACTGGATGCTCGAATGTATATGTTCACAATGTCGACTGTGGACCGGGGCATGGAATCAGTATTGGAGGTCTAGGAAAGGATAATACTAGAGCATGTGTCTCAAACATTACTGTTCGGGATGTGAACATGCACAACACAATGAATGGTGTCAGAATCAAAACATGGCAGGTAAAAAAGATTCCTAAGTTGTAGGTTATAAGACAAAATATTTGTTCCACAAGCTGATCAGAAAGGTTTATGATGCAACATAATGGTTTTTTATGTTGCCGGAACTGTAATACACTAATACAATCAAAATTGAGGCCGCATCGACCGCAATTCCTTGCAAATATCAAAGATCGTGATGCGGCCACAATTGtaatttaaaacattgattGTGATGACATTGGTAATTCTATTAACTGGACTGATTGTGAATCTTCCACGAGAACGTGTTAGTTAAAATCAACTGCATTCTGCATAATTTGTTAAGGCaatgaaaaattgttaattGAGATAACTTTATATGCAGGGTGGATCAGGCTCAGTACAAGGAGTATTATTCTCAAACATACAAGTTACAGAAGTTCAATTTCCAATTGTAATCGACCAATTCTACTGCGATAAAAGAAACTGCAAAAATCAAACAGCAGCTGTGGCTCTCAACGGAATCAACTACGAAGGTATAAAGGGAACATACACAGTTAAGCCGGTTCATTTCGCATGCAGTGATAGCTTGCCTTGTGTAGATGTTTCTTTAACAAGTGTCGAATTACAACCTGTTCAAGAAAAATACCATCTTTATGATCCATTTTGTTGGGAGACTTATGGTGAATTGAAAACTACAACAGTTCCACCAATTGATTGTCTCCAAATCGGAAAGCCGCCGAATAACCGGATTCAGACAGCTCATGATTTATGCTGATCAAGGAATTTTAGCTAGttagataaattaaattataatgtatattattatatataagtcTTATTTAATAGGAATTTTTCTTCATTAGTATATACTGGCCCTGCAATTAGCAAGAGGTCAATAATAGTGTGTGATTATAGTCAGGTTTGTTAGTTATATGGTATTGTTTGAGTGTGAGGTATCGTTATACATGTGATTGATAGCATATATAAATGGAAATATTGTCCTTAAATTCAATACAATTTATGATTTGAGGTATTTTAATCAAATGACTAGACAAAAGAGCATACTATATTGATGATTATACAGAGAATGAGAGACATTTCTGCATCTACTTCAGGAACTAATTAAATAGAGAAAACTTATGCATGTATACACAAGAACCACACATGACATAAAACATGAATAATGCATATGAAGGAAAATTCAGAGTACATGGACTAGGCCTAAGCCCAACTCAGCGTCGAGCTCGGCCTAAAGCCACGTGTTACCGCCCAATGACCATTGAAGCTGACTGGCATCAGAATGATTGACATTTAGAGTCAATCATGATTTTTCAGCCGTTATTCCCACAGCCATTAATGTCGACGATGCCAGATTCGCCCTCACATTAATGGCATTGGTTCCACGCTAGAGACTATATATACTCTTCAGTCTTCTCATGCAAAAGGGTCGGTATTCTATTCTTATTCTCAAATCTCTCACTCTGATCAGGTCCCAATTCTAAGTCCCAACAATACATAGCCTTAATTTCATAGCAACAAGATGGGATTTCtccagaaaaaaaaatctaactaaCTAAGAAATTGTAGAATAAATGCAGCGCTATTTAGTGTTTGTGTTCGGAGAGTGAATTGGAACTTATCTTTATATTAGAGACGTTGGGCAGAGAGAAGCGGCAAGAATCAACTCGAGCAGCAACctgtttcttcttcttgtcTCTCTCTTCCTCTTACATCATCTTCTACCACAAAATTTTAAACTaggaacaaaaacattaaaaacaaacTATTACAAAATCTACGGTGAAAGACCTCATTTTCACCCCtaacaaatcaattttacaaaatctatggttagattgaaagtttatatcgtataaattatttataatgttttttaaagaaatctatTAGAATATAAAACCGTTATTGTATCATTATTGTATCATTATTTGTATCATTATATTAGGAGATgccatattaatttatattgatTAGGAAATTATTTTGATGAGTCAACACTGACTCAATATGGTTGTACATATACAGATTATGGCATAATGAAATGATCAAGGAAACAATTCTATTATGGTATCAATAGCCTCACCCTCTTAGCAACCCTAAGTTCATTGTTCTGtttcatccaaaaaaaaaaaaaaaaaaaaccaacgcCGCCAGCAAATATGTTTCTTCTAAATAGTTAGTGGTGCACCATATTTGTTCCTCAAACAATATTATATCATCATCCAGTATTATACTATAATAATCATCCACCGCATATACTTTGTAACCCACTTTTGAAACCAATTGTCTCCTATTTTTACATTACAACCAAACTCACCATGGCAGATCACTCGATCTCCCGCACTCCTTCCCCAAAACCAGCATCTGAAAATATTCCTTCTAAAACCATTAATCACACAATTCATCCAGCCCTCACCGTCACCAACATCACAAACTTCATTAAAATCACTCTTGATATCGAGAAAAGTCAATACAACACATGGTCTGAGTTGTTCAAAATTCATGCTCAGGCATACGAGGTTCTTGATCATATAATTCCTCCCACCGAAACAAATACTACCTCCTCTTCACCATCCCTCAAAGAAACTGACCCAACCTTGTGGAAACGTCTTGATGCCATTGTTTTACAATGGATTTATGGTACTATTTCCACCGATCTCCTCCACACCATCATTGAACGTGACTCTACTGCCCAACAAGCTTGGAACCGcctttttgacattttttttgataataagaACTCTCGTGCTCTATATTTAGAGCAAGAATTCTCAAGAGTCAACATGGAACAATTCTCAGATGCTTCTTCCTACTGTCAACATATCAAGACTCTTTCTGATCAACTCTATAACGTTGGTGCACCTGTTTCCGAAGAACGCATGGTGCTTCAACTTGTCTCCGGCCTTTCGGATGCTTATGCTAATGTTGGCACTCAAATCCGCCACTCAGCGACTCTTCCTCGTTTCTACAAGGCACGGTCCATGGTTGTCCTAGAAGAAACAGCACTAGCAAAACGGACAACACCAAACACCGACAACTCTGCCTTTCTTACTTCTCAGGAAAATAACTCTAATTTTCCTAATAATAACCGTGGTGGTCGTGGTAATAATAACAATAGTGGTGGTCGTGGCAGTCGCGGTGGTCATCATAATAACCGTGGTGGAAGGAACCGCGGTCGAGGTGGAGGTCGAGGCGGACGATCACACCACAATCAACAAGGGGCATGGAACCAACAAACCCCACAACAACAGTGGGCTTATCCTCCTTGGGTTACACAGTGGCAGCCATGGGCCACCCCTCCTTGCCCATATCCTACAACTGGAAATTGGCAGCAATCATTCGCTCCTAACCGTCAACCCGGCATTCTTGGACAGAAACCACAGCAGGCACATGTTGCTTCAGCGCAACCGTCATACACACCAACTGATATTCAGGCCGCAATGCACACTCTATCTATGGCTCCTCCTGATGAACAGTGGTACATGGATACAGGAGCCACATCTCATATGACGGCAAACAAAGGTAATCTTACGTCTTATTCCAATATTAGTAATCGTATTACTGTTGGTAGTGGTCATAATATTCCAGTTATTGGTCGTGGTAATGCATTATTAACAAATTCTCATACTCCATTGACCTTGAATAATGTCCTGCATGCCcccaaattaattaaaaacctTATCTCTGTGCGAAAATTTACCATTGATAATGAAGTTACAGTTGAATTTGATCCATTTGGTTTTTCTGTGAAGGATTTTCAGACAGGGATGCCGTTAATGAGATGTAATAGCTCGGGTGAACTTTATCCTCTTACTCCAAGACCATCCACTCAAAGCACAACACCATCTACTTTTGTTGCTTTATCCAATAATTTATGGCATGATCGCTTGGGACATCCGGGAGCATCTATTttgaattctcttcaccaaaataaatttattgtctGTAATAAGTTTCAGAACAATTTTGTTTGTCAGTCTTGTCAATTTGGAAAACAAGTAAAACTTCCATTTTATGAATCTTTGTCTCACACTTTATTTCCCTTTGATATTGTGCATAGTGATCTTTGGACATCACCAACTCTTAGTTCCGGTGGCCATcgttactatattttatttctcGATGATTTTACGAATTTTCTATGGACATTTCCCATTGCAAACAAGTCTCAAGCTTACtctatttttctcaaatttcatGATCACATTAAAACACAATTTGAAAGAGATATAAAATGTTTTCAATGTGATAACGGTAAAGAATATGACAACACTTCTTTTCATAAATTTTGTGAGCAAAATGGAATGAGTTTCAGGTTTTCTTGTCCTCACACATCACCTCAAAATGGAAAAGCCGAAAGAAAAATTCGCACTATAAACAATATCATACGTACCCTACTCGCACATGCTTCTCTACCACCCTCTTTTTGGCATCATGCTCTTCAAATGGCTACTTATTTGTTAAATATTCTTCCAAACAAAAAGTTAGCTCTTCAAACACCAACTACAATTCTTTATCAAAAACTTCCTTCATACTCTCATCTTAAAGTCTTCGGATGTCTCTGTTTTCCATTAATTCCTTCCACTACTAGAAATAAACTTCAGCCAAGGTCAAAACCATGTGTCTTCTTAGGATATCCCTCAAATCATCGAGGATATAAGTGCCTTGACTTGTCCAATCATAAAATATTCATTTCTAGACATgttatttttgatgaaaatgtCTTCCCTTTCTCTAACTCACATACTCCCGAGTCCTCATGCTATGAATTTTTGAATACAAGCGACAAACCTTTTCCATATCACACATTCCCTACATTGACCACACATCAACCAATAACTCTCCCTCCTACTTCTATCTCGCCACAACCCACAATCATTCATCACCCTAACAACTCGGCCTCACACCACCTCTTGGCCTCACCCTTAAACACCTCACCTACACCACATCAAACACCAATTAATAACATAAACCCCACAAATTCTCAACCAACACCTCCCTCTAACACACCCTCTCCCAATACCATACCTACACCTCATGATCCTTTAGTCAATCCCCCATTATCTCCTCAGATGACCACCCGAGCTCAACATGGCATTTTCAAACCACGCCAACTCTTCAATCTCCACACCTCTACTTCACCCGTCATTTCTCCTTTACCCACTAATCCCATTAATGCATTACAAGACCATAATTGGAAAATGGCTATGAAAGACGAATATGAtgctcttattgaaaataagacGTGGGATTTAGTACCACGTCCAACTAATGCTAATGTCATTCGAAGTTTGTGGATTTTCAGGCATAAGAAGAAGTCAGATGGTTCCTTTGAAAGATACAAAGCTCGTCTAGTGGGAAATGGCTCTAACCAACAAACTGGCGTAGACTGTGGTGAAACATTTAGTCCAGTGGTAAAACCAGCCACTATACGAACGGTTCTTAGTATTGCTATCTCAAAATCATGGTGTTTACATCAGTTGGATGTCAAAAACGCTTTCTTACATGGCAATATTAATGAAACCGTCTACATGCATCAACCTCCCGGTTTTCGTGATCCTCAACATCCTGATTATGTATGCTTGCTGAAGAAATCCTTGTATGGACTTAAACAAGCCCCTCGTGCCTGGTACCAACGTTTCGCAGAGTTTGTTGCTACCTTAGGATTTTCACATAGTGTGTGTGATCATTCTTTATTCATCTATCATTATGGCAACGACACAGCATACATTCTACTCTATGTGGATGACATCATTCTAACTGCCTCATCTGATACTCTTCGTCAGTCCATCATGTCTAAACTCAATTCTGAATTCGCCATGAAAGATTTGGGTCCCCTCAGTTACTTTTTGGGTATATCTGTTATTAGACATTCAGGTGGAATATTTCTATCTCAACATAAATACGCTGAAGAGATTATTGAGAGAGCTGCCATGTCATCTTGCAAACCAGTTTCCACACCAGTGGACACCAAAGCAAAGCTTAGTGGAATCTCAGGTAATCCATATCACGATCCCTCTGAATATCGAAGTCTTGCAGGTGCATTGCAATATTTAACTTTCACAAGGCCTGATATAGCTTATGCCGTACAACAAGTGTGTTTATTCATGCATGATCCACGAACACAACACATGACTGCCTTGAAGCGAATTATTAGGTACCTTAAGGGTACAATTACCCACGGCCTACATATCTCTCCTTCCCTAGTTGATACACTCACCACATATACTGATGCTGACTGGGGAGGGTGTCCAGATACTAGAAGATCCACATCCGGGTACTGTGTTTATCTTGGGGATAATTTGGTCTCTTGGTCTGCAAAACGACAACCAACCTTATCCCGTTCTAGTGCTGAAGCAGAGTACCGTGGAGTTGCTAATGTTGTTGCTGAATCATGTTGGCTTCGAAACTTACTTTTAGAACTCCAGTGTCCGGTAACAAAAGCTACTATTGTCTACTGTGACAACGTCAGTGCTGTCTACTTGTCAggaaatcctattcaacatcaacgcaccaaacatattgaaatggATATCCATTTTGTTCGTGAAAAGGTTGCTAAAGGTCAAGTACGTGTTCTACATGTTCCGTCTCGTTATCAAATAGCTGACATTTTCACAAAGGGCCTTCCGCTGCAGTTATTTGATGATTTCCGAGATAGTCTCAACATTCGTCAACCTCCAGTTTCAACTACGGGAGTGTATTAGAATATAAAACCGTTATTGTATCATTATTGTATCATTATTTGTATCATTATATTAGGAGATgccatattaatttatattgatTAGGAAATTATTTTGATGAGTCAACACTGACTCAATATGGTTGTACATATACAGATTATGGCATAATGAAATGATCAAGGAAACAATTCTATTAAAAtcgaaaattatttgatatgttgttGAAACTAGGGGTGGCAAAGTGGGCATGCCCGCCCCGTTTAAGCCCGCCCAAAAGCGGGGCGGGGCGGGGAAACTTAGGTGTCCGGGTTCAACAACTCAAGTCTGCCCGTTTATTGGCGAGTTGGCAGGTTGGCGGGCCGGGCcgccaaatactttttttttttttttttaac encodes:
- the LOC123924362 gene encoding polygalacturonase At1g48100-like, which encodes MSGFSLKGFTYMLLIAIIILSSNFEECIARRGKHWRHNREEMASLLKKKGKSHGNGHNHNGGGGTKSKVSPPQKSTPSPSPLPPPPQDDGPLTPPPQTKIGGSSTTFNVLDFGAKGDGKSDDTKAFEATWAEACKVEASTMLIPADYIFYVGPIVFSGPYCKPRIVFQVDGTIIAPTNSNAWGRGLLQWLDFTKLVGFTIQGNGIIDGRGSVWWQDTQYNDPLDDQEKLLFPSNNTVGSPPIQIESSYGGKMPAIKPTAIRFYGSINPTVTGITIQNSPQCHLKFDNCNGVMVHDVTISSPGDSPNTDGIHLQNSRDVLIYKSTLACGDDCISIQTGCSNVYVHNVDCGPGHGISIGGLGKDNTRACVSNITVRDVNMHNTMNGVRIKTWQGGSGSVQGVLFSNIQVTEVQFPIVIDQFYCDKRNCKNQTAAVALNGINYEGIKGTYTVKPVHFACSDSLPCVDVSLTSVELQPVQEKYHLYDPFCWETYGELKTTTVPPIDCLQIGKPPNNRIQTAHDLC